The Quercus robur chromosome 3, dhQueRobu3.1, whole genome shotgun sequence DNA segment AATAACAGTTATCTTCTTGTTTTCTGAACCAGCCAGAGTATATATGGCAGGGAAATCTTAGGGGTAGCATTTTCGCTATTGGTAAAAGAATTTGAATGTTCTCTTTGCCTATTAACAAGAGGGGATAGTATTAACTTCCACAAATGCCAAGTATAAACGTAAGActgtccttttcttttttggctattTTGTAGGATAAATCAGAGAGCATAACATTCAATTTATCCCTCAATTAAAACATCCAcgtccaagaaaaaaaatcagcttTGAATAGAAGGCAAAATTCTGTTTTGCCAATTGATGACACAAGTAAaggcactatatatatatatatatatatatacactagcctcatcacacgcacTCCGCAAGTGCgatgaggctcttttttttattttgagtttaatgtaatttttcaatttgaatttatcattgTTAGCGAGATTATGCAGAAATGAATtgttaagaaactaaaatttagaatttgaaatgaAGTAAACTGTTAAATTTagtgtgtgctaatttttaggaaaaaaaaaagttcatttggtagttttttttttttttttttttttttgaattttgttgaattacaattttaacttcattttttaagaataaagattATCTACTTAAATTAGggatatttttgacatttttcaaaGTCATAattaactttctgaatccttttaatatatagagataaaaGAACCATGTGTGACAGTTTGAACATCCTAGCTAGCAAGAAGTTAACCGAGTTCTTTATTGCAGAGCTCTAGTTACAAAAATTATCTAGTGCTCAATTTGATGTAGATACAAATCTATCGTGGCAAGAACCCATGACGAGAAATTGCTATCTCAAATGCTTGCATTCTTTCCCCACAAGCAAAACCATTGCGATCATAAGATGAtatttcatttatgtttagATCATTACAAGCTTTGACAAGCTCCTCACCAACAAGCTTAGCAGCTTCCTGATATAATCAACAGTCAAAACAGAACAAAATCAAGACAATAAGGCATTACAATACGAACCAATAAGGGGAGTTTTTTTTCTTGGGGTGGGGGATTGCATTTAATAATTTGAAAGGAATAATGGAATTGCAGTATGAAACTGCACAATCAAATAGATTTCTATGATGACAGTGGTTAAGATCTCTCCACAAACATGTACAtttagtaatttattattttaataattttgataaGAGCCTCTAACTGAAGATGGAATACTTACTATGGTGGTACAAGAGGGATTCTGACGAATAGATTTCTGCAAAGTGCTTCCATAAAACAAACACTTCTTATTTTTATCATCTACCAGCATAGCATACAACTGCTTATCTGAACAGAATACCGAAAGCCTTGGACTCGTAGGTGTGCCATTAAACTGGTCAAGAATTACACAAATTATGGTTTTGATAGATTAGTTGACTCATACTACCAAGACATAAAATAATTGTGTGACATGAACGTATACTTAGTGCCATATAACCAAAGAAATCCAGCACAGCAGCATCATCTAGACTCATATTCTATTGTTATATCTTGTTATGgttatgtgtttttattttttgggtatataGGTATGTTCTTCTAAGAGGTAAGCCCAATAAAAACTTTATTGACGCCCAAAGAATGAAAGAAGATTATCTCATAGATTTTGTGACGAGGACTTGTACATGAAAAGGAAGTTTATGGAATTACGTCATGGCTTTTTGTAGTCTAAGAATAAACCCTGAATGTTATTTACGGACATAAGACAAATTTATGAGGGCTATACATCCAAGACATTGAGGTAGAGAGCCTCTGACTTGAAGAACCTGAAAACAATAGTTCAGTCTACTACAATACTATCCCCTCCTGATTAAGTTGGAAgagaaaaatatgtatatatctccAAAGAGTACACGAATCTTCTTCGAGAAAACCTAATCTAGTTTAAACTACAAACAGCTTCCTCAACTTCAAAATAGGGCAGCCCACTATAAAGTACAAATAATAAGCATgacaccaaaaaataaaatgcccTATGCATTACAATagcaaattattttaaaaataaagagaagtCATACCTTCTTTTGCATCCTTATATTTCTGATTTTTgcactttcttttcttgttcttgctcttgctcttgctctCACTTCAACAACCAATGGCCTCACAGAGAAACCTATGAAAAGCCCAGCATTTAACTCAACCAAGAGTCATAAAGGGAACAAAGTTGGcagagtgatttttttttgataaatacaaAGTTGGCATTGTGATATAGTTATATGCTAACTGGTCCTATATATGCAGCACCTCACGTTTACCTATCACTATGTGTACTGCATGCATCTCCAACTCTGTGCACAAAATTGGAAAGAATACATTCTAACCACAAGTTCCCCTATGTGtgtaaagaaatgaaaattgatAGTTTTCTTACCCTTACTTCTACTCTGCATGGGAAGGAAGTTAAATGGTTTTGAAGAGATCCCAAACATAGCTGAAGACTTGAATTGCAGTGCAGGAGCATTCACCAGAGCCATTCTGTgcatttcttgaaaattttaaagcaCCCAGAACTGAGTAAGACGCTTTAGCAATGACTTACGAGACCACCTTACCTTGCAAAATGGCCACTACATAATACCTGAAACATGCGTTAAAACTTCAGAAACACAAAGACTAGTCGTTCAGGAATTTTATCGAACAAGTTATGTGCAGATGTCAGCAAACAGTTTATGCTCAAAATAACAAGTACTATATATCTAAGGTCAAAGAAAGTAAGAGTTAAATCAgctatttggattttttaaaagcTAGCAT contains these protein-coding regions:
- the LOC126718844 gene encoding uncharacterized protein LOC126718844 isoform X1 → MFQVLCSGHFARMALVNAPALQFKSSAMFGISSKPFNFLPMQSRSKGFSVRPLVVEVRARARARTRKESAKIRNIRMQKKFNGTPTSPRLSVFCSDKQLYAMLVDDKNKKCLFYGSTLQKSIRQNPSCTTIEAAKLVGEELVKACNDLNINEISSYDRNGFACGERMQAFEIAISRHGFLPR
- the LOC126718844 gene encoding uncharacterized protein LOC126718844 isoform X2 — translated: MVLCSGHFARMALVNAPALQFKSSAMFGISSKPFNFLPMQSRSKGFSVRPLVVEVRARARARTRKESAKIRNIRMQKKFNGTPTSPRLSVFCSDKQLYAMLVDDKNKKCLFYGSTLQKSIRQNPSCTTIEAAKLVGEELVKACNDLNINEISSYDRNGFACGERMQAFEIAISRHGFLPR
- the LOC126718844 gene encoding uncharacterized protein LOC126718844 isoform X4, encoding MALVNAPALQFKSSAMFGISSKPFNFLPMQSRSKGFSVRPLVVEVRARARARTRKESAKIRNIRMQKKFNGTPTSPRLSVFCSDKQLYAMLVDDKNKKCLFYGSTLQKSIRQNPSCTTIEAAKLVGEELVKACNDLNINEISSYDRNGFACGERMQAFEIAISRHGFLPR
- the LOC126718844 gene encoding uncharacterized protein LOC126718844 isoform X3, translated to MHRMALVNAPALQFKSSAMFGISSKPFNFLPMQSRSKGFSVRPLVVEVRARARARTRKESAKIRNIRMQKKFNGTPTSPRLSVFCSDKQLYAMLVDDKNKKCLFYGSTLQKSIRQNPSCTTIEAAKLVGEELVKACNDLNINEISSYDRNGFACGERMQAFEIAISRHGFLPR